A single window of Microbispora hainanensis DNA harbors:
- a CDS encoding DNA-3-methyladenine glycosylase family protein — protein sequence MIPAASTGRRSERRWRPSAQLDVALTLSPHRRGGGDPAWRRTPDGAIWRTSRTPEGPGTLRVTASRGEVHAQAWGPGAGWLLETLPSLLGAEDDIEGFAALLARLTRAGDPRQARAAAFVAGLASRAAGLRVGRSLRVFEALAPAVLEQKVVGREAWRAWRFLLRRYGEPAPGPAPEGMYVIPPPEVWREIPSWDWHRAGAEAVRARTIVNAARHAGKLEGTTTAASSEEADRLLRALPGIGVWTSAEVRQRAHGDPDAPSVGDFHLPGIVGYALTGQKTDDDGMLDLLEPFRGHRHRVVRLIELSGVRPPARGPRMAARDYRAF from the coding sequence ATGATCCCCGCGGCCTCCACCGGACGGCGAAGCGAGCGGCGCTGGCGCCCGTCCGCGCAGCTCGACGTCGCGTTGACGCTGTCGCCGCACCGGCGCGGGGGAGGCGACCCGGCCTGGCGGCGTACGCCGGACGGGGCGATCTGGCGCACCTCGCGCACCCCGGAAGGGCCCGGCACCCTGCGCGTGACGGCGAGCCGCGGCGAGGTCCACGCGCAGGCGTGGGGGCCGGGGGCGGGCTGGCTGCTGGAGACGCTGCCGTCGCTGCTCGGCGCCGAGGACGACATCGAGGGCTTCGCCGCCCTGCTCGCGCGGCTCACCCGCGCGGGCGACCCCCGGCAGGCCCGCGCCGCCGCGTTCGTCGCGGGCCTCGCGAGCCGCGCCGCCGGGCTGCGGGTGGGGCGCTCCCTGCGGGTCTTCGAGGCGCTCGCGCCCGCCGTGCTCGAACAGAAGGTGGTCGGCAGGGAGGCGTGGCGGGCCTGGCGCTTCCTGCTGCGCCGTTATGGCGAGCCGGCCCCGGGCCCGGCCCCCGAGGGCATGTACGTCATCCCGCCGCCGGAGGTGTGGCGGGAGATCCCGTCGTGGGACTGGCATCGGGCGGGCGCGGAGGCCGTACGGGCCAGGACGATCGTCAACGCGGCCCGGCACGCCGGGAAATTAGAGGGCACGACCACGGCGGCGTCATCGGAGGAGGCGGACCGCCTGCTGCGGGCGCTGCCGGGCATCGGCGTGTGGACCTCCGCAGAGGTGCGCCAGCGGGCCCACGGCGATCCCGACGCCCCGAGCGTGGGCGACTTCCACCTGCCGGGCATCGTCGGCTACGCGCTGACCGGGCAGAAGACCGACGACGACGGCATGCTCGACCTGCTGGAACCGTTCCGGGGACACCGCCACCGCGTGGTGAGGCTGATCGAGCTCAGCGGCGTCAGGCCGCCGGCCCGTGGCCCGCGCATGGCCGCGCGGGACTACCGGGCCTTCTGA